A DNA window from Flavobacteriales bacterium contains the following coding sequences:
- a CDS encoding DUF5017 domain-containing protein, which produces AVNEQSENRYIQDCSGNEVILRTSGFANFAGEQVPGRNGTITAIVGQFNDDMQLFIRDVDDLDFTELRCDGSTGEYLFFKNFEDESITSGGWTQQVVVGSDTWFVDDFSGNFFAKVSNYNGSSNDPSEVWYISPGLDLTSLNAPSLSFMTMMNYAGPGLETYVSTDFGLTSDVEEATWTLLQANYSPGGWEETQSGAIDLSGYSSSETYFAFRYTGSSSDGSTWEVDNIAVFDN; this is translated from the coding sequence ATGCAGTCAATGAGCAATCGGAGAACCGTTATATCCAGGATTGTTCAGGTAATGAAGTGATCCTTAGGACCAGTGGTTTTGCAAACTTCGCTGGAGAGCAGGTGCCCGGAAGAAATGGGACCATCACTGCAATAGTTGGACAGTTCAATGATGATATGCAATTATTTATTCGAGACGTGGATGATCTGGATTTCACAGAGCTGCGATGTGATGGTTCGACTGGGGAATATCTATTCTTCAAGAATTTCGAAGATGAAAGTATAACCTCAGGAGGCTGGACCCAGCAAGTTGTCGTAGGGAGCGACACCTGGTTTGTAGACGATTTCTCAGGAAATTTCTTCGCCAAAGTGAGTAATTACAATGGAAGTTCCAATGACCCCAGTGAAGTATGGTACATCTCGCCTGGGCTCGATCTTACCTCCCTGAATGCCCCAAGTCTATCGTTCATGACGATGATGAATTATGCAGGTCCAGGACTCGAGACCTACGTTTCGACAGACTTTGGTCTTACGAGTGATGTTGAGGAAGCTACATGGACTCTCTTGCAGGCCAATTATTCGCCCGGAGGATGGGAGGAAACGCAAAGTGGGGCCATCGATCTGAGTGGCTATAGTTCGTCAGAAACTTATTTCGCATTCCGATATACAGGTTCTTCAAGTGACGGGAGCACCTGGGAAGTGGATAATATAGCCGTATTCGATAATTGA